In one window of Ovis aries strain OAR_USU_Benz2616 breed Rambouillet chromosome 3, ARS-UI_Ramb_v3.0, whole genome shotgun sequence DNA:
- the LOC101118518 gene encoding olfactory receptor 6C1-like: MRNYTEIREFILLGLSDDPQVQVVIFVFLLITYMLSITGNLAIIILTLLDAHLQMYFFLRSFSILEVSFTTVTIPKFLTTIITGDKTISFNDCMAQLFFFILLGVTEFYLLAAMSYDRYIAICKPLHYMTIMNHRVCTLLVLASWLASFLIIFPSLMLFIQLDYCKSNAIDHFTCDYFPLLHLSCSNTKLLEMMGFSSAVFTLMFTLALIILSYTYIIRTILRIPSTTQRTKAFSTCSSHMIVISISYGSCIFMYMNPSAKDRVSLSKGVAVLNTSVAPMLNPFIYTLRNLQVKRAFMDMARKILLFSRK; this comes from the coding sequence ATGAGAAACTACACAGAAATAAGAGAGTTTATCCTCCTGGGACTGTCAGATGACCCACAAGTTCAGGTTGTGATCTTTGTCTTTCTGCTCATCACCTACATGCTCAGCATCACTGGGAACCTGGCCATTATCATCCTGACCCTGCTGGATGCCCACCTCCAGATGTATTTCTTCCTCAGGAGTTTCTCTATATTAGAGGTGTCATTCACAACTGTCACTATACCGAAGTTCCTGACCACCATCATTACAGGAGATAAAACCATCTCTTTTAATGATTGTATGgctcagttattttttttcattctcttgggAGTCACTGAGTTTTACCTTCTGGCTGCCATGTCCTATGACCGCTACATTGCCATCTGCAAACCGCTGCACTACATGACCATCATGAATCACAGAGTCTGCACACTGCTTGTCTTGGCTTCTTGGCTGGCTTCATTCTTAATTATATTCCCGTCACTCATGCTGTTCATACAGCTTGATTACTGTAAGTCAAATGCTATCGATCATTTTACTTGTGATTATTTCCCCTTATTACACCTTTCATGTTCAAACACTAAATTACTAGAGATGATGGGCTTTTCCTCTGCTGTGTTTACCCTAATGTTCACTTTGGCATTAATAATTCTGTCCTATACATATATCATTAGAACAATTTTGAGGATCCCTTCTACCACTCAGAGGACAAAGGCCTTTTCCACATGTTCGTCCCACATGATTGTCATCTCCATCTCTTATGGCAGCTGCATTTTCATGTATATGAATCCATCAGCAAAGGACAGGGTGTCTTTGAGCAAGGGAGTTGCTGTGCTAAACACCTCAGTAgcccccatgctgaacccctttATTTATACCCTAAGGAATCTACAAGTCAAGCGAGCCTTCATGGACATGGCCAGGAAGATTCTGCTTttctcaaggaaatga